One window of the Xiphophorus couchianus chromosome 12, X_couchianus-1.0, whole genome shotgun sequence genome contains the following:
- the poli gene encoding DNA polymerase iota isoform X1 — protein MDNSDVEVEEDESEWKTCFVDSAAVCPATSPAAASGPVIKIPGSAHRVILHFDLDCFYAQVEMIRNPALRDVPLGIQQKYIIVTCNYVARERGVTKLMSVTDAKEKCPELVLVKGEDLTHYREMSYKVTELLLSYCPLVERLGFDENFVDVTEMVEQRLAGISETDSLSFKGNVFNHSSADANASHHPGLAIGSHIAAEMRDAIRSKIGLTGCAGVATNKLLAKLVSGTFKPNQQTVLLQENVGDIMGCLSGLRKVPGVGHQTAKRLQALGLVSVKDLQLYPLGDLARELGATTAQRLRNLALGIDESAVTPTGAPQSLSDEDSFKKMCSVKEVMAKIWELLGSLVERMHKDGRQPQTFRLTIRRYSATNKWFSRESRQAPIPGAVGQKIVSGNIEDAVSQLVPLAVKLFHKMVDSSAAFHLTLINVCFSNLQSRGPAASGKGAITSFFTQSASPRKSQISSTQNQNNSAQNAGSRLLDHQISECSRNVPPKGQMTCNSEQSEENYEASCSTEGINSDKTKPPPHVDPEVFRLLPEEIQKELLSPYYLNSLQSHMSKHEPLGNDSSMKADRSRMNHQQPPGIRVINEENVMEQEKLLLPRSSDCNFPGNVDPEVFSELPPDVQKELMSEWKQQNPFLKTPSSRKTGKGSISKGKDRKAEGRSSQSNNLLKYFKPG, from the exons ATGGATAACAGTGACGTTGAGGTGGAGGAAGATGAAAGCGAGTGGAAAACTTGTTTCGTGgattcagctgctgtttgtccCGCCacttctccagctgctgcttctg GGCCAGTCATTAAGATTCCTGGATCTGCACACAGAGTTATTCTGCATTTTGACCTGGACTGCTTTTATGCTCAGGTGGAAATGATCAGAAACCCAGCTCTAAGAGATGTCCCTTTAG GTATACAGCAGAAATACATCATAGTCACCTGTAACTATGTGGCCAGGGAGCGGGGCGTCACCAAGCTGATGTCTGTTACTGATGCTAAGGAGAAATGTCCTGAACTGGTGCTGGTTAAAGGAGAAGACCTGACACACTACAGAGAAATGTCCTACAAAGTCACAG AGCTCCTGCTGTCTTACTGTCCGCTGGTAGAGAGGCTTGGATTTGACGAAAACTTTGTGGATGTCACAGAAATGGTTGAACAAAGATTGGCTGGGATATCGGAGACCGACAGCCTCTCATTTAAAGGAAATGTCTTCAATCATTCCA GTGCTGATGCTAACGCTAGCCACCATCCAGGGCTGGCTATTGGTTCGCACATTGCAGCGGAGATGAGAGACGCGATACGCAGCAAGATCGGCTTGACTGGTTGTGCTGGCGTCGCCACAAACAAGCTGCTGGCCAAACTGGTTTCAGGCACCTTCAAACCAAACCAGCAAACGGTTTTACTGCAGGAGAACGTCGGAGATATTATGGGATGTTTGAGTGGCCTCAGAAAAGTACCAG GCGTGGGCCACCAAACGGCCAAGAGGCTTCAAGCTTTGGGGTTAGTCAGTGTGAAAGACCTGCAGCTCTACCCTCTGGGTGACCTGGCGAGGGAGTTGGGGGCTACCACCGCTCAGCGCCTGAGGAATCTGGCTCTCGGCATTGATGAATCAGCCGTCACACCCACTGGGGCCCCACAG TCTCTTAGTGATGAAGACTCCTTTAAGAAAATGTGTTCAGTGAAGGAAGTCATGGCAAAGATCTGGGAGCTGCTTGGCAGTCTGGTGGAAAG GATGCACAAAGATGGCCGTCAGCCTCAAACCTTCAGGCTCACAATACGAAGATACTCAGCGACCAACAAGTGGTTCAGTAGGGAGAGCCGCCAGGCCCCGATCCCAGGCGCCGTCGGGCAGAAGATCGTCTCTG GGAACATTGAAGACGCTGTTTCGCAGCTGGTCCCGTTGGCTGTGAAGCTCTTCCATAAGATGGTGGACAGCAGCGCGGCATTTCACCTCACACTCATCAACGTCTGCTTCAGTAATCTGCAGAGCAGAGGGCCGGCTGCGAGCGGGAAGGGCGCCATAACGTCATTCTTCACGCAGAGCGCATCACCCAGGAAATCCCAGATATCGTCCACACAAAACCAG AATAATTCAGCCCAGAATGCTGGCAGTCGCCTTTTGGACCATCAGATCAGTGAATGCAGCAGAAATGTTCCACCGAAAGGTCAAATGACTTGTAACTCTGAACAATCAGAGGAAAACTATGAAGCGTCCTGCAGCACAGAGGGAATAAATTCGGACAAAACCAAACCGCCACCGCACGTCGACCCGGAGGTGTTCCGGCTCCTTCCAGAAGAAATCCAGAAGGAACTTTTGTCTCCTTATTATCTGAATTCCCTGCAAAGCCACATGTCGAAACACGAGCCGCTGGGAAACGATTCATCAATGAAAGCAGACCGGTCCAGAATGAATCACCAGCAGCCGCCGGGAATAAGAGTAATTAATGAAGAAAACGTCATGGAGCAAGAGAAATTATTGCTCCCCCGGTCATCTGACTGTAACTTCCCGGGAAACGTGGACCCTGAGGTGTTTTCTGAACTTCCCCCAGACGTCCAGAAGGAGCTCATGTCTGAATGGAAGCAGCAGAACCCGTTTCTGAAGACTCCGTCATCCAGAAAAACGGGAAAAGGCTCCATCTCCAAAGGCAAAGACAGAAAGGCTGAAGGAAGGAGCAGCCAGTCAAATAATCTGCTCAAGTATTTCAAACCCGGTTAG
- the poli gene encoding DNA polymerase iota isoform X2, translating into MSVTDAKEKCPELVLVKGEDLTHYREMSYKVTELLLSYCPLVERLGFDENFVDVTEMVEQRLAGISETDSLSFKGNVFNHSSADANASHHPGLAIGSHIAAEMRDAIRSKIGLTGCAGVATNKLLAKLVSGTFKPNQQTVLLQENVGDIMGCLSGLRKVPGVGHQTAKRLQALGLVSVKDLQLYPLGDLARELGATTAQRLRNLALGIDESAVTPTGAPQSLSDEDSFKKMCSVKEVMAKIWELLGSLVERMHKDGRQPQTFRLTIRRYSATNKWFSRESRQAPIPGAVGQKIVSGNIEDAVSQLVPLAVKLFHKMVDSSAAFHLTLINVCFSNLQSRGPAASGKGAITSFFTQSASPRKSQISSTQNQNNSAQNAGSRLLDHQISECSRNVPPKGQMTCNSEQSEENYEASCSTEGINSDKTKPPPHVDPEVFRLLPEEIQKELLSPYYLNSLQSHMSKHEPLGNDSSMKADRSRMNHQQPPGIRVINEENVMEQEKLLLPRSSDCNFPGNVDPEVFSELPPDVQKELMSEWKQQNPFLKTPSSRKTGKGSISKGKDRKAEGRSSQSNNLLKYFKPG; encoded by the exons ATGTCTGTTACTGATGCTAAGGAGAAATGTCCTGAACTGGTGCTGGTTAAAGGAGAAGACCTGACACACTACAGAGAAATGTCCTACAAAGTCACAG AGCTCCTGCTGTCTTACTGTCCGCTGGTAGAGAGGCTTGGATTTGACGAAAACTTTGTGGATGTCACAGAAATGGTTGAACAAAGATTGGCTGGGATATCGGAGACCGACAGCCTCTCATTTAAAGGAAATGTCTTCAATCATTCCA GTGCTGATGCTAACGCTAGCCACCATCCAGGGCTGGCTATTGGTTCGCACATTGCAGCGGAGATGAGAGACGCGATACGCAGCAAGATCGGCTTGACTGGTTGTGCTGGCGTCGCCACAAACAAGCTGCTGGCCAAACTGGTTTCAGGCACCTTCAAACCAAACCAGCAAACGGTTTTACTGCAGGAGAACGTCGGAGATATTATGGGATGTTTGAGTGGCCTCAGAAAAGTACCAG GCGTGGGCCACCAAACGGCCAAGAGGCTTCAAGCTTTGGGGTTAGTCAGTGTGAAAGACCTGCAGCTCTACCCTCTGGGTGACCTGGCGAGGGAGTTGGGGGCTACCACCGCTCAGCGCCTGAGGAATCTGGCTCTCGGCATTGATGAATCAGCCGTCACACCCACTGGGGCCCCACAG TCTCTTAGTGATGAAGACTCCTTTAAGAAAATGTGTTCAGTGAAGGAAGTCATGGCAAAGATCTGGGAGCTGCTTGGCAGTCTGGTGGAAAG GATGCACAAAGATGGCCGTCAGCCTCAAACCTTCAGGCTCACAATACGAAGATACTCAGCGACCAACAAGTGGTTCAGTAGGGAGAGCCGCCAGGCCCCGATCCCAGGCGCCGTCGGGCAGAAGATCGTCTCTG GGAACATTGAAGACGCTGTTTCGCAGCTGGTCCCGTTGGCTGTGAAGCTCTTCCATAAGATGGTGGACAGCAGCGCGGCATTTCACCTCACACTCATCAACGTCTGCTTCAGTAATCTGCAGAGCAGAGGGCCGGCTGCGAGCGGGAAGGGCGCCATAACGTCATTCTTCACGCAGAGCGCATCACCCAGGAAATCCCAGATATCGTCCACACAAAACCAG AATAATTCAGCCCAGAATGCTGGCAGTCGCCTTTTGGACCATCAGATCAGTGAATGCAGCAGAAATGTTCCACCGAAAGGTCAAATGACTTGTAACTCTGAACAATCAGAGGAAAACTATGAAGCGTCCTGCAGCACAGAGGGAATAAATTCGGACAAAACCAAACCGCCACCGCACGTCGACCCGGAGGTGTTCCGGCTCCTTCCAGAAGAAATCCAGAAGGAACTTTTGTCTCCTTATTATCTGAATTCCCTGCAAAGCCACATGTCGAAACACGAGCCGCTGGGAAACGATTCATCAATGAAAGCAGACCGGTCCAGAATGAATCACCAGCAGCCGCCGGGAATAAGAGTAATTAATGAAGAAAACGTCATGGAGCAAGAGAAATTATTGCTCCCCCGGTCATCTGACTGTAACTTCCCGGGAAACGTGGACCCTGAGGTGTTTTCTGAACTTCCCCCAGACGTCCAGAAGGAGCTCATGTCTGAATGGAAGCAGCAGAACCCGTTTCTGAAGACTCCGTCATCCAGAAAAACGGGAAAAGGCTCCATCTCCAAAGGCAAAGACAGAAAGGCTGAAGGAAGGAGCAGCCAGTCAAATAATCTGCTCAAGTATTTCAAACCCGGTTAG
- the LOC114154004 gene encoding ras-related protein Rab-27B, with translation MVDWDYDYLIKLLALGDSGVGKTTFLYRYTNGKFNRKFTTTVGIDFREKRVVYTGTGADGTSERNFRVHLQLWDTAGQERFRSLTTAFFRDAMGFLLMFDLTNQQSFVNVRNWMSQLQANAYCDNPDVVLVGTKADIRDTRNVNAKLAREMADRYGIPYFETSSVSGVNVDAAVLTLLNLVMKRMEQNTYGAPGSEPNGSPTASHEVEEAPIRRWCSC, from the exons ATGGTGGACTGGGACTATGACTATCTGATCAAGCTCCTGGCGCTCGGCGACTCGGGCGTGGGAAAGACCACCTTCCTCTACAGGTACACGAACGGCAAGTTCAACAGGAAGTTCACGACCACGGTGGGAATTGACTTCAGGGAAAAGAGAGTG GTTTACACGGGGACCGGTGCTGATGGGACGAGTGAGAGGAACTTCAGAGTCCACCTCCAGCTCTGGGACACAGCGGGTCAGGAGAG GTTTCGCAGCCTCACAACGGCTTTCTTCCGAGATGCAATGGGCTTCCTGTTGATGTTCGACTTGACCAATCAGCAAAGTTTTGTTAACGTCAGGAACTGGATGA GTCAGCTTCAGGCCAATGCGTACTGCGATAACCCAGATGTGGTGCTTGTGGGCACTAAGGCAGACATCAGAGACACGAGGAACGTTAACGCCAAACTGGCCAGAGAGATGGCTGACAGATACGG CATCCCCTACTTCGAGACGAGTTCTGTGTCGGGAGTGAATGTGGACGCCGCTGTGCTCACCCTGCTGAACCTGGTGATGAAGAGGATGGAGCAGAACACGTATGGGGCCCCTGGCTCTGAACCCAATGGGAGCCCCACCGCCAGCCATGAGGTGGAGGAGGCCCCCATCAGGAGGTGGTGCTCCTGTTAA
- the LOC114153997 gene encoding tripartite motif-containing protein 16-like — protein sequence MAQKGVQLDRKNFSCSVCLDILKDPVMIPCGHSYCLKCIKNVWDEKNKKGVYSCPQCRQTFTPRPVLVKNIMLAGLTEQLTGLGASLTEQSYAGPEDVACDICTGKKLKAIKSCLMCLVSYCEKHLQPHYDVAQLKKHQLVQPSKQLHDNICSRHDEVMKMFCRTDQQTICYVCMVDEHKGHDVVSAAAERKEKQKDLEVKRGEIQQTIQDGERNMKLLQQEVDTINDCANKAVENNDSIFSEVMRLIQKKGCEVKQQIRSQQDSEVSRVRDLQEKLEQEISELKRKDAELEQLSHTEDRIQFLQKYPSLSAFSETKHSSSIDVRPPRYFEDVTAALSKLRDELQDILKEKWTNISLKVTEVDFPLSEPRTRDDFLQYSQEITLDPNTAQMNLLLSEGNRKVTLVKQSQFYPDHPERLSVKFQILSKQSLSQRCYWEVQWGGQGGRGSYVAVAYRDVYKTDSVFGQNDKSWSLFCCPNNHQFWYNSIRTSIPGSEFSRVGVYLDQPAGTLSFYNVSENMTLIHRVQTSFTQPLYAGIQLWFSIGDTAEICKLK from the coding sequence ATGGCGCAGAAAGGAGTCCAGCTGGACCGAAAGAATTTCTCCTGTTCAGTTTGTCTGGATATACTGAAAGATCCGGTGATGATTCCCTGCGGACACAGCTACTGCCTGAAGTGTATCAAAAACGTCTGGGATGAAAAGAACAAGAAAGGGGTCTACAGCTGTCCTCAGTGCAGGCAGACCTTCACACCAAGGCCTGTCCTGGTGAAAAACATCATGTTGGCAGGATTAACTGAGCAGCTGACTGGACTCGGAGCTTCACTTACTGAACAGAGTTATGCTGGACCTGAAGATGTGGCCTGTGATATTTGTACTGGGAAGAAACTAAAAGCTATAAAGTCGTGTTTGATGTGTTTGGTGTCTTATTGTGAGAAACACCTGCAGCCTCATTACGACGTGGCTCAGTTAAAGAAGCACCAGCTGGTGCAGCCCTCCAAGCAGCTCCATGACAACATCTGCTCCCGTCACgatgaggtgatgaagatgttCTGCCGCACCGATCAGCAGACCATCTGTTACGTCTGCATGGTGGATGAACATAAAGGTCACGACGTGGTTTCGgctgcagcagagaggaaggagaagcaGAAAGATCTGGAGGTGAAGAGAGGAGAAATCCAGCAGACAATTCAAGATGGAGAGAGAAACATGAAGCTGCTTCAGCAGGAAGTGGACACCATTAACGACTGTGCTAATAAAGCAGTGGAGAACAATGACAGTATCTTCTCTGAGGTGATGCGTCTCATTCAGAAAAAAGGCTGtgaggtgaagcagcagatcagatcccagcaggatTCTGAAGTGAGTCGAGTCAGAGATcttcaggagaagctggagcaggagatctctgagctgaagaggaaagatgctgagctggagcagctctcgCATACAGAGGATCGCATCCAGTTTCTGCAGAAATACCCCTCACTGTCTGCTTTTAGTGAGACCAAACACTCATCCAGCATCGATGTTCGTCCTCCGAGGTACTTTGAAGATGTAACAGCAGCCTTGTCAAAGCTGAGAGATGAACTGCAGGACATCCTGAAGGAGAAATGGACAAACATCTCACTGAAAGTCACTGAGGTGGATTTTCCACTGTCAGAACCAAGAACCAGAGATGACTTCCTACAATATTCACAGGAAATCACCTTGGATCCAAACACAGCTCAGATGAACCTCCTACTGTCTGAGGGGAACAGGAAGGTGACCCTTGTGAAACAAAGTCAGTTCTATCCCGATCACCCAGAGCGGTTGTCAGTTAAGTTCCAGATCCTGAGTAAACAGAGTTTGTCTCAGCGATGTTACTGGGAGGTGCAGTGGGGAGGACAAGGAGGACGAGGAAGTTATGTGGCAGTCGCATACAGGGATGTCTATAAAACAGACAGTGTGTTTGGACAAAATGACAAATCCTGGTCTTTATTTTGTTGCCCAAACAATCATCAATTTTGGTACAACAGCATCCGAACTTCCATCCCTGGTTCTGAGTTCTCCAGAGTTGGAGTTTACCTGGACCAACCAGCTGGTACTCTGTCGTTCTACAACGTCTCAGAGAACATGACTCTtatccacagagtccagaccagcTTCACTCAGCCGCTCTACGCTGGAATACAACTCTGGTTCAGCATCGGAGACACAGCCGAGATCTgtaaactgaaataa
- the LOC114154001 gene encoding girdin-like — protein sequence MGQILDLFRQKRSKVSQCNKASSSDSGNEEIQQILARETEKLNGILEEVNMMSIERQSLIEANEELKNKVIDTEKAALAKDKELKKLFDVNKTLQDDNTALKQENTALGQKNTILEEEKSILEQKNTALEKEKNTLHQEKIILKQNNTVLEKEKTALVQKYTTQISTLEQRISTLDQENTSQRERMSTLDRENTVQRERLSRTLRTNAYLEQRIRHLEQQNFGYELDNRHLHHNLNLRRRQHEQKKNSLMLTITALEVKCTALEQKNTALEDEKTALEEEKNALEEEKTALEEEKNALEDEKTALEEEKTALEEGKNVLEEEKTALEEEKNALEEEKTALEEKNTALEQKSTALEQRIKYLQQTNKTLELINANQEQVKSSLEKENTTLEQENNNLQLELEQLRGRIGQVVSDQPQNQPTVFRRVIRGISNILLKMYLTGTLRY from the coding sequence atggggcagattttggatttattcagacaaaaaagATCAAAAGTGAGTCAGTGCAATAAGGCTTCATCTTCTGATTCTGGGAATGAAGAAATACAGCAGATCTTGgcaagagagacagagaagctAAATGGCATCTTGGAAGAAGTTAACATGATGTCCATTGAGAGACAGTCACTCATCGAAGCAAACGAGGAGCTGAAGAATAAAGTTATAGACACAGAAAAAGCTGCACTTGCAAAAGACAAGGAATTAAAAAAGCTCtttgatgtaaacaaaactttacaGGACGATAACACCGCattgaagcaggaaaacactgcACTGGGGCAAAAAAACACCATcttggaagaggaaaaaagcatcctggagcagaaaaacactgccctggagaaggaaaaaaatacccTACATCAGGAAAAAATCATCTTAAAGCAGAATAATACGgtcctggaaaaagaaaagactgccttggtgcagaaatacaccactcaaaTCAGTACCCTGGAGCAGAGAATTTCCACATTAGACCAGGAAAACACCTCTCAGAGGGAGAGAATGTCCACATTAGACCGGGAAAACACCGTTCAGAGGGAGAGATTATCTCGTACATTGCGGACAAATGCCTACCTGGAGCAAAGAATAAGGCATTTGGAACAGCAAAACTTTGGTTATGAGCTCGATAACAGACACCTGCATCACAACCTCAATTTAAGAAGAAGGCAacatgagcagaaaaaaaactccctGATGCTAACTATCACTGCTCTGGAGGTGAAATGCACTGCcctggagcagaaaaacactgcCCTCGAGGATGAAAAGACTGCtctggaagaagaaaagaatgctctggaggaagaaaagaccgctctggaggaagaaaagaatgCCCTCGAGGATGAAAAGACTGCtttggaggaagaaaagacCGCTCTGGAGGAAGGAAAGAATGttttggaggaagaaaagaccgctctggaggaagaaaagaatgctttggaggaagaaaagactgctctggaagagaaaaacacCGCTCTGGAGCAAAAAAGTACCGCCCTGGAGCAGAGAATAAAGTACTTGCAGCAGACAAACAAgaccttggagctgataaatGCCAACCAGGAGCAAGTGAAGAGCTCTCTGGAGAAGGAGAACACCACCTTGGAGCAGGAAAACAATAACCTGCAGCTTGAATTGGAACAGCTGAGGGGCAGAATAGGACAGGTGGTTTCAGACCAGCCACAAAATCAGCCGACTGTATTCAGAAGAGTGATCAGAGGCATCTCCAATATACTTCTGAAAATGTACTTAACAGGCACTCTCAGGTACTGA